One genomic region from Chloroherpetonaceae bacterium encodes:
- a CDS encoding N-acetylmuramoyl-L-alanine amidase, with the protein MKNSNFNSVLSKISITLCLLLLFSVAMLKAQPVLTIEGKIGTSKRFSDRVLIASLPEAEKAVSIEELFGALKMRALPLADTIYGIAPPLAGKVQTQIRLMVGNHFAVIISDSGTSAIQFLYTPLKQDGRLFLPLEMIVPVLEQWLAPSGVRAFLNEATMKLTLSFPPFVEAAAPVIVKNDSTSRIPEPEFALRSIHVDERTNGVIIRILAEKNLQYEFIQPDKNGIGYVTFIKATGNLDSLTKSFEGGYLKKIKPMKLKSGAVQLTLEFDYKKYKATSIQFQREPRTNNFILLALREANVGQIHQTEKEQAIQESLEQSREKWKLDVIALDAGHGGKDAGAIGKGGNYEKDVALSVILKVGKILAREWPEVKVIYTREEDKFIELDERGKIANNAKAKLFVSVHCNASINRNAEGVEVYLLGLHKTDAALAVAQRENSVIREEVDYATRYKEFTDENVIMIAMAQSGFQKQSQTLADYVNRMITARTAQNNRGVKQAGFMVLWTPSMPSILIETGYITNPKEEKFLISADGQEKIASAIFEALQKYRAEYESH; encoded by the coding sequence ATGAAAAATTCTAATTTTAATTCAGTTCTCAGTAAAATCTCCATCACGCTTTGTTTACTTCTTCTATTTTCAGTAGCAATGCTTAAGGCACAGCCTGTTTTAACGATTGAAGGAAAAATAGGGACTTCAAAGAGATTCAGTGACCGCGTTTTGATTGCATCTCTACCCGAAGCAGAAAAAGCAGTGTCCATCGAAGAGCTTTTTGGGGCACTCAAGATGCGCGCATTGCCGTTAGCCGATACCATTTATGGCATCGCGCCGCCCCTTGCCGGAAAAGTACAAACCCAAATCCGTTTAATGGTTGGAAATCACTTCGCGGTAATCATTTCCGATAGCGGAACCTCAGCAATACAATTTCTTTACACACCATTAAAACAGGACGGAAGACTTTTTCTCCCGCTTGAAATGATTGTACCCGTCTTAGAACAATGGTTAGCGCCATCGGGTGTTAGAGCGTTTTTGAATGAAGCTACAATGAAACTCACGCTATCATTTCCCCCTTTTGTTGAAGCGGCTGCACCGGTAATTGTAAAAAATGATAGTACTTCACGCATACCCGAGCCCGAATTTGCATTACGAAGCATTCATGTTGATGAAAGAACCAATGGTGTCATTATCCGAATTTTAGCTGAAAAAAATTTGCAATATGAATTTATTCAACCCGATAAAAACGGTATCGGATATGTAACATTCATTAAAGCCACCGGAAATTTAGATTCCCTCACGAAATCATTTGAAGGCGGATACTTGAAAAAAATCAAACCGATGAAATTGAAAAGTGGCGCCGTTCAACTAACACTTGAATTCGATTACAAAAAGTACAAAGCAACATCGATTCAATTTCAACGCGAGCCCCGCACCAACAATTTTATTCTTCTTGCCCTTCGAGAAGCCAATGTTGGTCAAATCCATCAAACCGAAAAAGAGCAGGCAATTCAAGAATCTTTAGAGCAAAGCCGTGAAAAATGGAAACTTGATGTCATTGCGCTCGATGCCGGTCACGGTGGAAAAGATGCTGGCGCAATTGGCAAAGGCGGAAATTATGAGAAGGATGTTGCGCTTAGTGTCATCTTGAAAGTCGGGAAAATTTTAGCTCGGGAGTGGCCCGAAGTCAAAGTGATATACACCCGTGAGGAAGATAAGTTCATCGAGCTTGATGAACGCGGGAAAATTGCCAACAATGCCAAAGCAAAGCTTTTTGTGAGTGTTCATTGCAATGCCAGTATTAATCGAAATGCCGAAGGCGTTGAAGTTTATCTCTTAGGCCTGCATAAAACCGACGCCGCTCTTGCGGTCGCGCAGCGCGAAAACAGCGTCATTCGCGAAGAGGTCGATTATGCAACCCGCTATAAAGAGTTTACTGACGAAAATGTCATCATGATTGCAATGGCACAAAGCGGATTCCAAAAACAATCACAAACCCTTGCTGACTATGTCAATCGAATGATTACGGCACGTACTGCACAAAATAATCGCGGAGTAAAGCAAGCCGGATTTAT
- the topA gene encoding type I DNA topoisomerase produces the protein MPTKKTSKSPAASKSKKKMDDAADIDSTTESRALGKSLVIVESPSKAKTINKYLGKEFTVFASVGHIRELPKKEIGLDFDHHYEPRYDIIVGKEKVVREMKKLAKDASEIFLATDPDREGEAISWHISSVITDDAKVAKKSIRRVLFNEITAKAVREAVSKPRDLDFNLVRSQQARQALDKIVGYKVSPFLWNTVLRGISAGRVQSVALRLVCEREAEITAFKPREYWSIFADFQTPKGEVFSAKLTKIQGKDVELGNEADARKVAEDIRKRLFGVSEIRRKKTRRNPPSPFTTSLLQQAASNQLGFGSKKTMILAQQLYEGIEIGSEGAVGLITYMRTDSKRVGKEAQDEARDFVRSQMGNEFIPENPIAYKSNDAAQDAHEAIRPTAVDRTPRAMQSYLSKDQHRLYELIWKRFVASQMSAAEIEQTSVDIEDVEREFLFRASGNVVLFEGFLKVYGDSKELDYEDRKTTKNEDDEDEKPANLPRVLNEKDTLKLSELKENQHFTKPPSRYSEASLVKELDNFGIGRPSTYASILSTLADRGYVINQNRRLTPTELGKDVNTTLIANFPELFNTDFTAQMETKLDKVAEGKDDYEKLLDNFYLPFSKALELREKSPILPQNDNAETCDKCNKGKMVIKWTKSGKFLSCSRYPKCDNAKSIATIKQAPQESGIKCPKCETGRMVVRIGKFGKFLACTNYPNCDGLLNLDKGGRVTPPKTPPLTTVESCPKCSSPMYLRESKRGLWFSCTRFPKCRGIKSWKDIDEEKQAAYEAEYRAHEKGHPKPELTLIDGTPLDLSMKLEEIIESQGLEAPQETGGQ, from the coding sequence ATGCCTACAAAAAAGACATCGAAATCGCCAGCTGCTTCAAAATCGAAGAAAAAAATGGACGATGCAGCTGACATCGATTCAACTACAGAATCACGCGCCCTTGGCAAAAGCCTTGTGATTGTTGAATCCCCTTCAAAAGCTAAAACCATCAATAAATATCTCGGCAAAGAGTTTACTGTTTTTGCATCTGTTGGGCACATTCGCGAATTGCCAAAAAAGGAAATCGGACTCGATTTCGACCATCATTATGAGCCTCGCTACGACATCATTGTTGGTAAAGAAAAGGTTGTTCGAGAGATGAAGAAGCTCGCCAAAGACGCTTCTGAAATCTTTCTAGCCACCGACCCTGACCGCGAGGGAGAAGCCATTTCTTGGCATATTTCTTCCGTGATTACAGATGATGCCAAAGTGGCCAAAAAATCGATTCGACGCGTGCTCTTTAATGAAATCACAGCTAAAGCGGTACGTGAAGCGGTCAGCAAGCCACGTGACCTTGATTTTAATTTGGTTCGGTCTCAGCAGGCCCGTCAAGCCCTTGATAAAATTGTGGGCTATAAGGTTTCGCCATTTCTGTGGAACACCGTTTTGCGCGGCATTTCTGCGGGGCGGGTACAGTCTGTTGCGCTTCGCCTTGTCTGCGAGCGAGAAGCGGAAATCACGGCGTTCAAACCCCGCGAATACTGGTCGATTTTTGCGGATTTTCAAACCCCAAAGGGTGAAGTTTTTTCCGCCAAACTCACCAAGATACAAGGGAAAGATGTTGAGCTGGGAAATGAAGCCGATGCGCGAAAAGTTGCTGAAGATATTCGAAAACGGCTTTTTGGCGTCTCGGAAATTCGAAGAAAGAAAACGCGTCGCAACCCGCCTTCACCGTTCACGACTTCTCTTTTGCAGCAAGCGGCTTCAAATCAATTGGGCTTTGGTTCCAAAAAAACGATGATCCTTGCGCAGCAGCTTTATGAAGGAATTGAAATCGGTTCCGAAGGTGCAGTCGGGCTTATTACTTATATGAGAACTGATTCGAAGCGTGTTGGAAAAGAGGCTCAAGACGAAGCACGTGATTTTGTCCGCTCTCAAATGGGCAATGAATTCATTCCGGAAAATCCGATTGCGTATAAATCGAACGATGCTGCGCAGGATGCCCACGAAGCGATTCGCCCAACGGCAGTTGACCGTACACCGCGAGCAATGCAAAGTTATCTGAGCAAAGATCAACACCGGCTTTATGAACTTATTTGGAAGCGCTTTGTAGCGTCTCAGATGTCGGCCGCAGAAATCGAGCAAACCAGTGTTGATATTGAAGATGTGGAACGCGAGTTTCTTTTCCGCGCCTCGGGAAATGTGGTGCTCTTTGAAGGATTTTTGAAAGTTTATGGCGATAGCAAAGAACTTGACTATGAAGACCGTAAAACCACTAAAAACGAAGACGACGAAGATGAAAAGCCCGCAAATCTTCCACGTGTTCTCAATGAAAAGGATACACTGAAACTCAGTGAACTCAAGGAGAATCAGCATTTTACCAAGCCGCCTTCGCGATATAGTGAAGCGAGTTTGGTGAAGGAACTTGATAACTTTGGTATCGGCCGTCCATCAACTTACGCATCAATTCTTTCGACACTCGCCGACCGAGGGTATGTCATCAATCAAAACCGCCGATTAACCCCAACTGAATTGGGGAAAGATGTCAATACCACACTAATTGCCAATTTTCCGGAGCTGTTCAATACTGACTTTACGGCGCAGATGGAAACGAAGCTTGATAAAGTAGCTGAAGGAAAAGACGACTATGAAAAGCTTTTGGATAATTTTTATCTGCCCTTTTCAAAAGCATTGGAACTGAGGGAAAAGTCGCCCATTCTGCCGCAAAACGACAATGCCGAAACCTGCGATAAATGCAATAAAGGTAAAATGGTGATCAAGTGGACGAAGTCAGGAAAGTTTCTTTCCTGCTCTCGTTACCCCAAGTGTGATAACGCTAAATCCATTGCCACGATTAAACAAGCCCCGCAAGAATCCGGCATCAAGTGCCCCAAATGCGAAACCGGCAGAATGGTGGTTCGCATTGGGAAATTCGGAAAGTTTTTGGCTTGTACCAATTACCCGAATTGCGATGGGCTTTTAAATTTGGATAAAGGCGGCAGAGTAACACCGCCGAAAACCCCACCGCTGACAACTGTAGAATCTTGCCCAAAATGTTCATCGCCAATGTACTTGCGCGAAAGCAAGCGAGGTCTTTGGTTTAGTTGTACAAGATTCCCAAAATGTCGCGGAATAAAATCGTGGAAAGATATTGATGAAGAAAAGCAGGCAGCATATGAAGCTGAATATCGTGCACATGAAAAAGGCCATCCAAAGCCTGAATTAACACTCATTGACGGCACACCGCTCGATTTATCGATGAAATTGGAAGAGATTATTGAATCGCAAGGGCTTGAAGCACCGCAGGAAACGGGGGGACAGTGA
- a CDS encoding DUF3592 domain-containing protein has product MSEVFLILFTITIASLFLGGLPAFWMKSPISSWAFIKHRGLLALISFLILIGASLVSINYLKLKKSSDMRSWAVSKALILTSEMKGKKAFIPFVTYEYNFLGKRFTGETELYAPQFGSKETRKKTSNELLKEYSAGNTVEVFINPSNPKESALQLSASWQFVIQLGVGFLLFSLFLPFFFFRLSATIQDAYLKEKAKQLNLN; this is encoded by the coding sequence GTGAGTGAAGTTTTTTTGATTTTATTCACCATCACGATCGCAAGCCTCTTTTTAGGGGGTTTGCCTGCATTTTGGATGAAATCTCCGATTAGCTCTTGGGCTTTTATCAAGCACCGTGGGCTGCTTGCACTTATTAGTTTTTTGATTCTTATTGGCGCAAGCCTTGTTTCAATTAACTATCTTAAGTTGAAAAAGAGCAGCGACATGCGCTCTTGGGCCGTAAGCAAGGCTTTAATATTAACTTCGGAAATGAAGGGCAAAAAGGCGTTTATTCCCTTTGTGACTTATGAATACAATTTTTTAGGAAAACGCTTCACCGGTGAAACGGAACTTTATGCGCCCCAATTTGGCAGCAAAGAAACCCGTAAAAAAACCTCAAACGAACTTCTGAAAGAGTATTCTGCTGGCAATACTGTGGAAGTTTTTATCAATCCAAGTAACCCCAAAGAATCGGCGTTGCAGCTTTCAGCTTCGTGGCAATTTGTGATTCAATTGGGAGTGGGTTTTCTGCTTTTTTCGCTATTTCTCCCTTTCTTCTTCTTTCGGCTTTCAGCAACGATTCAGGACGCATATCTCAAAGAGAAGGCAAAACAGTTAAACTTGAACTAA
- a CDS encoding glycosyltransferase family 2 protein: MVHGKKVVVVLPAYNAARTLERTYREIPLGEVDEVVLVDDASRDDTLAVAKRLGIRHIIPHQKNRGYGGNQKTCYDKALELGADIVVMLHPDYQYTPKLLSPMIGIIANEVYPVVLGSRILGGGALKGGMPIYKYISNRFLTLAQNILMGQKLSEYHTGYRAFSKEVLTRIDYHKNSDDFIFDNQMIAQIFYAGFEVAEITCPTKYFDEASSINFTRSLKYGFGCLWVSVQYALQKMGVANNPIFLKR; the protein is encoded by the coding sequence ATGGTACACGGCAAAAAAGTGGTGGTGGTGCTGCCGGCTTACAACGCAGCAAGAACGCTTGAAAGAACCTACCGCGAAATCCCGTTGGGGGAAGTCGATGAAGTGGTGCTTGTTGATGATGCCAGCCGTGATGACACGCTTGCAGTGGCAAAGCGTTTGGGAATTCGCCACATTATTCCTCATCAAAAAAATCGCGGTTACGGCGGTAATCAAAAAACCTGTTACGATAAAGCGCTTGAACTCGGCGCAGATATCGTTGTGATGTTACACCCCGACTATCAATACACGCCAAAACTACTTTCGCCAATGATTGGCATCATTGCCAATGAGGTTTATCCCGTCGTTTTGGGCTCACGTATTTTAGGCGGGGGCGCGCTCAAAGGTGGAATGCCAATCTACAAGTACATTTCAAATCGATTTCTTACCCTTGCGCAAAACATTCTGATGGGGCAAAAGCTTTCGGAGTATCACACCGGCTATCGTGCTTTTTCAAAGGAAGTGCTTACCCGCATCGATTATCATAAAAACTCGGACGATTTCATTTTTGATAATCAAATGATTGCACAAATTTTTTACGCGGGCTTTGAAGTCGCCGAAATCACCTGCCCAACCAAGTACTTTGATGAAGCTTCATCAATCAATTTTACCCGAAGCTTGAAATATGGCTTTGGTTGTTTATGGGTTTCGGTGCAATATGCCTTGCAAAAAATGGGCGTTGCAAATAATCCGATTTTCTTGAAGCGTTAA
- the wecB gene encoding UDP-N-acetylglucosamine 2-epimerase (non-hydrolyzing): protein MKKIILVAGARPNFMKIAPLHRELLKTGLYKTLILHTGQHYDEKMSKVFFEELALPEPDIYLGIGSGSHAVQTAKVMIEFEKVCLEHAPDLVIVVGDVNSTLACTLVAAKLCIPVAHVEAGLRSGDRTMPEEINRIVTDSISDLLYVSEPSGIHHLIMEGIADEKCVLVGNVMIDSLVSHIEKARTSDVLEKLGLTPKSYSLVTLHRPSNVDEKESLEKILGLFEAISEKTDIVFPIHPRTRKMLENFGLLPRVEKIRGLKLIDPQGYIEFLKLMKESKMVLTDSGGIQEETTVLGVPCLTMRENTERPITVEVGTNILVGTNADDVREEALKVLNGTIKKGLIPQYWDGRAAERIVKHLGEVFAELKSNQEALGENKSNPSLN, encoded by the coding sequence TTGAAAAAGATTATCCTTGTTGCCGGTGCCCGCCCCAACTTTATGAAAATTGCACCACTCCACCGCGAATTGCTAAAAACCGGTTTGTATAAAACACTTATCCTTCACACCGGCCAACATTACGACGAAAAAATGTCAAAAGTTTTTTTTGAAGAATTGGCATTGCCCGAGCCGGATATTTATCTCGGTATCGGCTCCGGATCTCACGCGGTTCAAACGGCGAAGGTCATGATTGAATTTGAAAAAGTCTGTTTGGAGCATGCCCCCGATTTGGTCATTGTTGTAGGTGATGTGAATTCAACTTTAGCCTGTACGCTTGTGGCGGCAAAGCTCTGTATTCCGGTAGCGCATGTCGAGGCGGGGCTTCGCAGTGGCGACCGCACAATGCCCGAAGAAATTAATCGCATTGTTACCGATTCGATTTCCGATTTGCTCTATGTCAGCGAACCCTCGGGAATTCATCATTTGATTATGGAAGGCATAGCGGATGAAAAATGTGTGCTCGTCGGTAATGTGATGATCGATTCTCTCGTTTCGCACATTGAAAAAGCCCGCACAAGCGATGTGCTCGAAAAGCTTGGGCTAACCCCAAAATCCTATTCATTGGTAACCTTGCACCGCCCAAGCAATGTTGATGAAAAAGAAAGCCTTGAAAAAATATTAGGTCTCTTTGAAGCAATTTCAGAAAAGACCGATATCGTTTTCCCAATTCATCCCAGAACCCGAAAAATGCTTGAAAATTTTGGATTGCTTCCACGCGTAGAAAAGATTCGCGGGCTGAAGCTCATTGACCCACAAGGCTACATTGAATTCTTAAAACTTATGAAAGAATCAAAAATGGTGCTCACCGATTCAGGGGGAATTCAAGAAGAAACCACTGTGCTTGGCGTGCCTTGCCTAACAATGCGCGAAAACACAGAGCGGCCAATAACGGTTGAAGTTGGAACAAATATTCTGGTTGGTACCAATGCCGATGATGTTCGCGAGGAGGCCTTAAAAGTGTTGAACGGAACCATAAAAAAAGGGTTGATTCCACAGTATTGGGATGGCCGTGCAGCCGAGCGAATTGTCAAGCACTTGGGTGAAGTCTTTGCAGAATTAAAATCGAATCAGGAAGCATTGGGCGAAAACAAATCAAACCCCTCGCTGAACTGA
- a CDS encoding OstA-like protein — protein MNNSFRSFFCLILFSSFIDFGFSQTADSAAARRVVLEHADEIRGGTLTELNDSLLTSEPVRILIGNVRLRDSTTSVRCDTAVEYLQSRKVRLASKKNGLATIVRDTVTIQGVQGFYFPSDSRAEMKGSVSLRDNTVTLRSALGTYFTEEQRAVFSENVSLRDSTNTVFTDSLIFFRRENRTIVIGNTRILNTADNVEIRGGFAEHFLKQNRSRITLSPMLLKFDSSKSEANLSIDTLLIVAKEMKSFRGFEDTLKRIEMLDSVKIQRGLLSALAQKAVYLFDSLRISLYESPILWFDASQLTGDSIFVQLEEVSDSLESAKGKIQEEVTTERKVNKSPSRKKTRLKSIAVYGSAFLVSRDTMNTEGNKFNQVSGRNIFLSFNNDSRLSRADVYREAQSLYFTYDDSTAKGANLTSGDEINLFFEDGSATKIVVKGDVEGAQYPERLLARLNNLEGFEWRENERPRLTLPPVTENPVSPKSKSNKRTKPAVKKKSSQVQGPSAKPETINPNIKPTPKPVPKSNRERFEKGIQ, from the coding sequence TTGAACAACTCTTTTCGTTCTTTCTTTTGCTTGATTCTTTTTTCCTCTTTCATAGACTTTGGTTTTTCACAAACGGCCGATTCTGCTGCTGCACGCCGTGTTGTATTGGAACACGCCGATGAAATTCGAGGAGGAACACTCACTGAATTGAATGACTCGCTTCTTACCTCCGAGCCGGTTCGGATTCTCATTGGCAATGTTCGGCTGCGCGATTCAACTACCTCCGTTCGTTGCGATACCGCCGTTGAATATCTTCAATCACGAAAAGTGCGGCTTGCCTCGAAAAAGAATGGCCTTGCTACCATTGTTCGTGATACCGTTACCATTCAAGGGGTTCAAGGATTTTACTTCCCTTCCGATAGCCGTGCTGAAATGAAAGGCTCCGTTTCGCTGCGCGATAACACCGTGACCTTGCGAAGCGCTTTAGGAACCTATTTCACCGAGGAGCAGCGCGCTGTTTTTTCTGAAAATGTTTCGCTGCGCGATAGCACCAATACTGTGTTTACTGATAGTTTAATTTTTTTTCGAAGAGAAAACCGAACGATTGTCATTGGAAATACCCGCATTCTTAACACTGCCGACAATGTGGAAATACGCGGTGGCTTTGCTGAGCATTTCTTAAAACAAAACCGAAGCCGCATCACCCTTTCACCTATGCTGCTCAAGTTTGATTCGTCAAAAAGTGAAGCGAATCTCTCAATTGATACACTTCTCATTGTCGCTAAAGAAATGAAGAGTTTTCGTGGTTTTGAGGATACGCTCAAAAGAATTGAAATGCTTGACAGCGTTAAAATTCAACGCGGGTTACTTTCTGCTTTGGCGCAAAAGGCGGTTTACCTTTTTGATTCTTTACGGATTTCGCTCTACGAGTCACCCATTTTGTGGTTCGATGCGTCTCAACTCACCGGCGATTCTATTTTTGTGCAATTAGAGGAAGTTTCCGATTCCCTTGAATCCGCAAAAGGGAAAATTCAAGAAGAGGTCACAACCGAGCGAAAAGTCAATAAAAGTCCATCCAGAAAAAAAACACGCTTAAAGTCAATTGCCGTTTATGGCAGCGCGTTTTTGGTTTCGCGTGACACAATGAACACCGAGGGGAATAAGTTTAATCAGGTTTCTGGGCGAAATATTTTTCTTTCGTTTAATAATGACTCGCGGCTTTCCCGTGCCGATGTTTACCGAGAGGCGCAGAGCCTTTATTTCACTTATGACGATAGCACTGCCAAAGGTGCGAATTTGACGAGCGGCGATGAAATCAATCTGTTTTTTGAAGACGGGAGTGCGACAAAGATTGTTGTTAAAGGTGATGTCGAAGGTGCTCAATATCCCGAGCGGTTACTTGCTCGATTAAACAACCTTGAGGGCTTTGAATGGCGAGAGAATGAACGCCCAAGGCTTACCTTGCCTCCCGTTACCGAGAATCCGGTTAGTCCAAAATCGAAATCGAATAAGAGAACAAAACCCGCTGTGAAAAAGAAATCGTCTCAAGTTCAAGGGCCTTCAGCAAAACCTGAGACTATAAATCCAAATATTAAACCAACTCCAAAACCAGTACCGAAATCGAACCGAGAGCGCTTTGAAAAGGGTATTCAATAA
- a CDS encoding AP2/ERF family transcription factor, whose translation MPKKNKNKREKKSSVNRPKKLGKLAKLKLKNDKTPDPRQVHIKPNEPKDTVPKEAQSKAAKRKPSQDKGISSNLDHISRIDSGATHAWFVRMRRNGKVFSKTFSDRKLGGKDASLQKAIQFRDEMLGQLDHIAGIQIPRFRFLKENKRNKSGYTGVLKLSRTQYGILREDYVAQWHEERYKLRRKYFSIAKFGEEEAFRLAKEYREKMMKKLAKRTKKEMKKLKKTLKHKSEP comes from the coding sequence GTGCCTAAAAAGAATAAAAATAAAAGAGAGAAGAAAAGTAGCGTAAATCGACCTAAAAAGTTGGGGAAGCTTGCGAAACTCAAGCTAAAGAATGACAAGACGCCTGACCCACGTCAAGTTCATATTAAACCCAATGAGCCAAAAGACACTGTACCCAAAGAGGCACAGTCAAAAGCAGCTAAACGCAAACCCTCTCAGGATAAAGGGATTTCTTCAAATTTAGATCATATCTCGCGGATTGATAGCGGCGCGACCCACGCGTGGTTTGTTAGGATGCGGCGTAACGGGAAAGTGTTTTCAAAAACATTTAGTGATCGAAAGCTCGGGGGTAAAGATGCTTCTCTGCAAAAGGCGATTCAATTCAGAGATGAAATGCTTGGGCAATTGGATCATATTGCCGGGATTCAAATTCCGCGTTTCCGATTTTTAAAGGAAAACAAGAGAAACAAATCGGGTTATACCGGGGTCTTAAAACTTTCACGAACACAGTATGGCATTCTTCGGGAAGACTATGTAGCGCAGTGGCATGAAGAGCGTTACAAGCTTCGCCGAAAATATTTTTCAATAGCCAAATTTGGTGAAGAGGAAGCTTTTCGATTAGCCAAGGAATACCGAGAGAAGATGATGAAAAAGCTCGCTAAACGCACCAAGAAGGAAATGAAGAAATTGAAAAAAACGCTTAAACATAAATCGGAACCCTAA
- a CDS encoding MFS transporter — MTDLEKEAIEKSPYDDPREIFGWAMYDWAISAFSATVVTVFFGPYLTSLVKAAADSAGNVYLGPLPIRYDSFYAYVASFSVFLQIFFLPFLGAISDYSNRRKRFMQFLTLIGAVSTFMLFMVTDGRHWLGAGLFTIANLAFGACMVLYNAYLSEIASEKERDRVSAYGWGLGYIGGGILLLINLIVFQFRESLLLETGDAVRLCLASAGLWWLIFGQFSFDRLRRRKAEKALPANENYFSLGLKQIFQTFREIQSLPETLKFLIAYLLYNDGVQTVIVVATVFGSEELKMEAGTLISVILMVQFVAFLGAIFFGKVAERFGTKEAIVITLVIWCGIVVYAWLLLSTPLQFWIMAAVVALVMGGSQALSRSLFSRMIPKGKEAAFFSFYEVSERGTSWIGTFLFGFVNQVLGGLRYGILSLIVLFAFGLCLLFFVNVSKAISRAQIQSGS, encoded by the coding sequence GTGACAGATCTCGAAAAAGAAGCCATCGAAAAGAGCCCGTACGACGACCCCCGCGAAATCTTCGGGTGGGCGATGTACGATTGGGCCATCAGTGCCTTCAGTGCCACCGTGGTTACGGTCTTTTTCGGCCCTTATCTCACCAGCCTTGTGAAAGCCGCTGCCGATTCCGCAGGAAATGTTTATCTCGGCCCGCTGCCGATTCGTTACGATTCATTTTATGCGTATGTGGCGTCCTTCTCGGTGTTTCTTCAAATATTTTTTCTTCCGTTTCTCGGCGCGATTTCCGATTACTCCAACCGCCGTAAGCGCTTTATGCAGTTTCTCACCTTAATTGGCGCTGTTTCAACGTTTATGCTATTTATGGTAACTGATGGGCGGCATTGGTTGGGCGCGGGACTTTTTACGATTGCCAATCTTGCCTTTGGAGCCTGTATGGTTCTTTACAATGCCTATCTCTCCGAAATCGCTAGTGAAAAGGAGCGAGACCGCGTTTCGGCTTACGGTTGGGGCTTGGGATACATTGGAGGAGGAATTTTGCTTCTAATCAATTTAATCGTCTTTCAATTTCGTGAGAGCCTTTTGCTCGAAACGGGCGATGCCGTGAGGCTTTGCCTTGCTTCCGCAGGGCTTTGGTGGCTCATCTTCGGTCAATTTTCCTTTGACAGGCTTCGAAGGCGAAAGGCCGAGAAAGCTTTGCCGGCGAATGAAAATTACTTTTCACTTGGACTAAAGCAGATTTTCCAAACCTTCCGCGAAATTCAGTCGCTCCCTGAAACGCTTAAATTTCTTATCGCCTATTTACTTTATAACGATGGCGTGCAAACGGTAATTGTCGTCGCCACTGTCTTTGGTTCAGAAGAACTGAAGATGGAAGCAGGCACGTTAATTTCTGTCATTCTGATGGTACAATTCGTTGCATTTTTAGGGGCTATCTTTTTTGGGAAAGTAGCCGAGCGATTTGGAACCAAGGAAGCGATTGTGATAACCCTTGTCATTTGGTGTGGAATTGTGGTCTATGCGTGGCTATTGCTTTCGACGCCGTTGCAGTTTTGGATAATGGCGGCGGTTGTCGCTTTGGTAATGGGGGGCTCGCAAGCTTTAAGCCGAAGTTTGTTTTCGCGGATGATTCCAAAAGGAAAGGAAGCGGCATTTTTTTCGTTTTATGAAGTCAGCGAACGCGGAACCTCTTGGATTGGCACATTTCTTTTTGGGTTTGTCAATCAAGTATTAGGTGGGCTGAGATATGGAATTTTATCGTTAATCGTGCTATTTGCTTTTGGACTTTGTTTGCTATTTTTTGTCAATGTGTCAAAGGCGATCTCACGTGCTCAAATTCAAAGCGGATCATAA
- a CDS encoding PIN domain-containing protein — protein MSVIVDTGPLVAFINKKDQFHLWSKKVFESISPPLITCESVISESVYLLKKYPNGVNIIFQILERGLVKVDFSLANEINNVKGLVEKYSDVLMSVADACLVRLAELNPKTPILTVDSDFLIYKMFGNKSLVTISPIS, from the coding sequence ATGAGCGTCATTGTGGATACGGGTCCTTTGGTTGCATTTATCAATAAAAAAGATCAGTTCCATTTATGGTCTAAAAAGGTATTCGAAAGTATCTCACCACCTCTCATTACTTGCGAATCTGTAATCTCTGAATCAGTTTATTTGCTAAAAAAATATCCTAATGGTGTAAATATTATTTTTCAAATATTAGAGAGGGGTTTGGTGAAAGTTGATTTTAGCCTTGCCAACGAAATAAATAATGTAAAGGGATTAGTTGAAAAGTACTCAGATGTACTAATGTCTGTTGCAGATGCTTGTTTAGTAAGATTAGCCGAATTAAACCCAAAAACACCAATTCTTACGGTTGATAGTGACTTTCTTATTTACAAAATGTTTGGAAATAAATCTTTAGTTACAATTTCGCCCATTTCCTAA